Proteins from one Streptomyces sp. NBC_00289 genomic window:
- a CDS encoding PQQ-binding-like beta-propeller repeat protein: MVDQLTQHDPRRIGPFEVLGRLGAGGMGLVYLARSASGRRVAIKTVRTELAEDQLFRVRFTREVEAARAVSGFYTAAVVDADPRAAVPWLATAYVPAPSLEEIVNECGPMPAQAVRWLAAGVAEALQSIHGAGLVHRDLKPSNVLVVEDGPRVIDFGIASGVSNTRLTMTNVAVGTPAYMSPEQAKDSRSVTGASDVFSLGSMLVFAATGHAPFHGANPVETVFMLLREGPDLEGLPDELRPLIESCMQMEATGRPNPADLQAQLAPHLFGSGSDDSGTASAWLPERAVTLIETRRGGRPALQPAQGGRGGVRVAPVPPPPSRDPVIPAPVPVGAPDAGPVRLAGAQVPIGPGPRVVDARAAAVKAPPPEAGLAASWSRPRPGVNGTDGAVGPAVPAPPPVAPETAAGWRPWRFRMSNDVWGTPSVAGDLVYVTSFEVHALDVGTGRRRFKTRDVAWSMAVADGRIHASDGPTLFALEAREGADLWRLSTDAWVYSLKADRGTVVTGTRGGGVQAWEAGSGQKRWELTGVQTDFESPEAGPTLHDGTVYVWQDARLRALDARSGEERWSYPIGDAASCGGVPVRVAPAPDGYVYVSAGTRVLAVDAASGHVRWHFEAPAAFLCAPTYVPGPAVTGGGIYLADYLGTVYALDATDGRDRWRIATESRASVDSVLVAAGHVHVGSGKGLYTLDAVTGTPKWRFQAGGDIVGAPAVAEGRIHFGSTDHLLYTLKADDGRLRWKLATGGEITGSPVVKDGVVYACSKDRCVYALDAEKGTGTARTA, translated from the coding sequence GTGGTGGATCAGCTGACGCAGCACGATCCGCGGCGGATCGGGCCGTTCGAGGTGCTGGGACGGCTGGGTGCCGGCGGCATGGGGCTGGTCTATCTCGCGCGCTCGGCGTCCGGCCGGCGCGTGGCGATCAAGACGGTCCGGACGGAGCTCGCCGAGGACCAGCTCTTCCGCGTCCGTTTCACGCGTGAGGTCGAGGCCGCGCGCGCGGTCTCCGGCTTCTACACGGCGGCCGTGGTCGACGCCGATCCGCGGGCGGCGGTGCCGTGGCTGGCGACCGCGTACGTTCCCGCGCCCTCCCTCGAGGAAATAGTGAACGAGTGCGGGCCGATGCCCGCCCAGGCGGTGCGCTGGCTGGCCGCCGGCGTCGCCGAGGCGTTGCAGTCGATCCACGGCGCGGGGCTCGTCCACCGTGACCTGAAGCCCTCGAACGTCCTGGTGGTCGAGGACGGGCCGCGGGTCATCGACTTCGGCATCGCCTCCGGCGTCTCGAACACACGTCTGACGATGACGAACGTCGCCGTCGGCACGCCCGCCTACATGTCCCCGGAGCAGGCGAAGGACTCGCGCAGCGTCACGGGCGCGAGTGACGTCTTCTCGCTCGGCTCCATGCTCGTGTTCGCCGCCACCGGACACGCCCCCTTCCACGGCGCGAACCCCGTCGAGACGGTGTTCATGCTGCTGCGCGAGGGCCCCGACCTGGAGGGCCTGCCCGACGAGCTCCGCCCGCTGATCGAGTCCTGCATGCAGATGGAGGCGACGGGCCGCCCCAACCCGGCCGACCTCCAGGCCCAGCTCGCCCCGCACCTCTTCGGCTCCGGCTCCGACGACAGCGGTACGGCGTCCGCGTGGCTGCCCGAGCGCGCGGTGACCCTGATCGAGACCCGCCGCGGCGGCCGTCCCGCGCTGCAGCCCGCCCAGGGTGGCCGTGGCGGCGTCCGGGTCGCACCCGTACCGCCCCCGCCGTCGCGCGACCCCGTGATCCCGGCGCCCGTGCCCGTGGGAGCCCCCGACGCCGGGCCCGTGCGGCTGGCCGGCGCCCAGGTGCCGATCGGGCCCGGACCCCGCGTCGTCGACGCCCGCGCCGCCGCCGTGAAGGCGCCGCCGCCGGAGGCCGGCCTGGCCGCCTCCTGGTCCAGGCCCCGCCCCGGCGTCAACGGCACGGACGGTGCCGTGGGCCCTGCCGTACCGGCGCCGCCGCCGGTGGCCCCGGAGACCGCGGCCGGCTGGCGCCCGTGGCGGTTCCGGATGTCGAACGACGTGTGGGGCACCCCCTCGGTCGCCGGCGACCTCGTCTACGTCACCTCCTTCGAGGTGCACGCCCTCGACGTCGGCACCGGCCGCCGCCGCTTCAAGACACGGGACGTGGCCTGGTCGATGGCGGTCGCGGACGGCCGTATCCACGCCTCCGACGGGCCCACCCTGTTCGCCCTGGAGGCCCGCGAGGGCGCCGACCTGTGGCGGCTGTCGACGGACGCCTGGGTGTACTCGCTGAAGGCGGACCGGGGGACCGTGGTCACCGGGACCCGCGGCGGCGGCGTACAGGCCTGGGAGGCCGGCAGCGGCCAGAAGCGGTGGGAGCTCACCGGCGTCCAGACCGACTTCGAGTCCCCGGAGGCCGGACCGACCCTCCACGACGGCACCGTGTACGTCTGGCAGGACGCCCGGCTGCGCGCCCTGGACGCCCGTTCGGGTGAGGAGCGCTGGTCGTACCCGATCGGCGACGCGGCCTCCTGCGGTGGCGTGCCGGTGCGGGTGGCGCCCGCGCCCGACGGCTACGTCTACGTCTCCGCGGGCACCCGCGTGCTGGCCGTCGACGCGGCGAGCGGCCACGTCCGCTGGCACTTCGAGGCCCCGGCCGCCTTCCTGTGCGCGCCGACGTACGTGCCGGGCCCCGCGGTCACCGGCGGCGGCATCTACCTCGCCGACTACCTCGGCACGGTGTACGCCCTGGACGCCACCGACGGCCGCGACCGCTGGCGCATCGCGACCGAGTCCCGGGCGTCGGTCGACTCGGTCCTGGTGGCGGCGGGACACGTGCACGTGGGCAGCGGAAAGGGCCTCTACACCCTGGACGCCGTCACCGGCACCCCCAAGTGGCGCTTCCAGGCGGGCGGCGACATCGTCGGCGCCCCCGCGGTGGCCGAGGGCCGCATCCACTTCGGCTCGACGGACCACCTGCTGTACACGCTGAAGGCCGACGACGGTCGCCTGAGATGGAAGCTGGCGACCGGCGGGGAGATCACCGGCTCCCCGGTCGTCAAGGACGGCGTGGTCTACGCGTGCAGCAAGGACCGCTGCGTGTACGCCCTGGACGCCGAGAAGGGCACGGGCACGGCACGGACGGCCTGA
- a CDS encoding enoyl-CoA hydratase/isomerase family protein gives MSVRVGADKDTGVAVVTLDRPERLNAIDLGMRDELVDVWRALRFDDSVRAVVLTGAGERAFCTGIDRDAVVPQPNSPYMADDPLLRVGPKANDLWKPVVAAVRGMACGGAFYLLGESEFVVADPTATFFDPHTTYGMVSAYESVLMAQSMPFGEAARMALMGTAERMSARRAHDIGFVSELTEEGGALAAARRCAEVIAGCPTEAVQGTVRALWAAKEAALAHGFAQAPHLISLGNLPAGRQADLFRERGREFRLR, from the coding sequence ATGAGCGTGCGGGTCGGCGCCGACAAGGACACCGGTGTCGCCGTCGTCACCCTCGACCGGCCTGAGCGGCTGAACGCCATCGACCTGGGCATGCGGGACGAACTCGTGGACGTCTGGCGGGCGTTGCGGTTCGACGACTCGGTGCGGGCGGTGGTGCTGACCGGGGCCGGGGAGCGGGCGTTCTGCACAGGGATCGACCGGGACGCGGTCGTACCGCAGCCGAACTCGCCGTACATGGCCGACGATCCGCTGCTGCGGGTCGGCCCGAAGGCGAACGACCTGTGGAAGCCGGTCGTCGCCGCCGTGCGCGGGATGGCCTGCGGCGGCGCCTTCTACCTTCTCGGGGAGTCGGAGTTCGTCGTCGCCGACCCGACGGCCACCTTCTTCGACCCGCACACCACGTACGGGATGGTCAGCGCGTACGAGTCCGTCCTGATGGCGCAGTCGATGCCCTTCGGGGAGGCCGCGCGGATGGCGCTGATGGGCACCGCCGAGCGGATGTCGGCGCGGCGCGCCCACGACATCGGGTTCGTGTCCGAACTCACCGAGGAAGGCGGCGCGTTGGCGGCGGCGCGGAGGTGCGCCGAGGTCATCGCCGGCTGTCCGACCGAGGCCGTCCAGGGAACCGTGCGCGCCCTGTGGGCGGCGAAGGAGGCCGCGCTGGCGCACGGGTTCGCGCAGGCCCCGCACCTGATCTCGCTCGGGAACCTGCCGGCCGGCCGACAGGCCGACCTGTTCCGGGAGCGGGGACGCGAGTTCAGGCTGCGGTGA
- a CDS encoding Zn-ribbon domain-containing OB-fold protein: MLQPLTDTDGAPFWRYAAQGELRVHACADCGEPRFPPRPCCPRCASFDSDWQRVDGRGRIWSYVLPHPPLLPDYAEQAPYNVVVVELADLPRIRLVGNLVAEAGARLDSVSPARLRIGARVHVVFTPDGLPQWVLERS, translated from the coding sequence ATGCTCCAGCCGCTCACCGACACCGACGGTGCCCCCTTCTGGCGGTACGCCGCCCAGGGCGAACTCCGCGTCCATGCCTGCGCCGACTGCGGGGAACCCCGCTTCCCGCCCCGGCCCTGCTGCCCGCGCTGCGCGTCCTTCGACAGCGACTGGCAGCGTGTCGACGGGCGTGGCCGCATCTGGTCCTACGTCCTCCCCCACCCGCCGCTCCTGCCGGACTACGCGGAGCAGGCGCCGTACAACGTCGTCGTGGTCGAGCTGGCCGACCTGCCCCGCATACGGCTCGTCGGGAACCTGGTCGCCGAGGCGGGGGCGCGTCTGGACTCCGTGTCCCCCGCGCGCCTGCGCATCGGCGCCCGGGTGCACGTCGTCTTCACCCCGGACGGGCTTCCCCAGTGGGTCCTGGAGCGGTCATGA
- a CDS encoding lipid-transfer protein has product MAGLKDATAIVGIGQTPFAKQLPEDEKTLACRAVLAALDDAGIAPGEVDALASYTMEETDEVELAKAVGFGDLTFFSKVGYGGGGSCATVAHLAAAVATGQATVGVAWRSRKRGSGPRPWTSTAVQLPTPAQWTRPFGLLRPADEIAMLARRYMHEYGATRDHLFNVALACRNRANQNPAAIMYDRPLTREMYMTSRWISEPLCLFDNCLETDGALACVVVGRERARDCRRRPVYIHSAAQGLPAQHHGMVNYWNDDPLTGPAWTAARHLWKHADLTPQDVDVAQIYDAFTALIPLSLEGYGFCGRGEGGAFTEGGALETGGRLPINTGGGGLSEAYVHGFNLVNEGVKQLRGTSTAQVPGAATCLVTAGEGVPTSALLLRS; this is encoded by the coding sequence ATGGCCGGACTCAAGGACGCCACCGCCATCGTCGGCATCGGCCAGACGCCCTTCGCCAAACAGCTCCCCGAGGACGAGAAGACGCTCGCCTGCCGGGCCGTACTGGCCGCGCTCGACGACGCCGGGATCGCCCCCGGGGAGGTCGACGCTCTCGCCTCCTACACCATGGAGGAGACCGACGAGGTCGAGCTGGCCAAGGCCGTCGGCTTCGGCGACCTCACCTTCTTCAGCAAGGTCGGCTACGGCGGCGGCGGTTCCTGCGCCACCGTCGCCCATCTCGCCGCCGCCGTCGCCACCGGGCAGGCGACGGTCGGGGTCGCCTGGCGCTCCCGCAAACGCGGCTCCGGACCCCGCCCCTGGACCAGCACCGCTGTCCAGCTCCCCACCCCTGCCCAGTGGACGCGCCCCTTCGGGCTGCTGCGGCCCGCCGACGAGATAGCCATGCTCGCCCGCCGCTACATGCACGAGTACGGCGCGACCCGCGACCACCTCTTCAACGTCGCCCTCGCCTGCCGCAACCGGGCCAACCAGAACCCGGCCGCGATCATGTACGACCGCCCCCTCACCCGCGAGATGTACATGACCTCGCGCTGGATCAGCGAGCCCCTGTGTCTCTTCGACAACTGCCTGGAGACGGACGGGGCGTTGGCGTGCGTGGTCGTCGGCCGGGAGCGCGCCCGCGACTGCCGCCGCAGGCCCGTCTACATCCACTCCGCCGCCCAGGGCCTGCCCGCCCAGCACCACGGCATGGTCAACTACTGGAACGACGACCCGCTCACCGGACCCGCCTGGACGGCCGCCCGCCACCTCTGGAAGCACGCCGACCTCACCCCCCAGGACGTCGACGTCGCCCAGATCTACGACGCCTTCACCGCCCTGATCCCGCTGTCGCTGGAGGGCTACGGCTTCTGCGGCCGCGGCGAGGGCGGCGCGTTCACCGAAGGGGGCGCCCTGGAGACCGGCGGTCGGCTGCCGATCAACACGGGCGGGGGCGGACTCTCCGAGGCGTACGTCCACGGCTTCAACCTCGTCAACGAGGGCGTGAAACAGCTGCGGGGGACCAGCACCGCCCAGGTTCCGGGCGCCGCCACCTGCCTCGTCACCGCCGGCGAGGGAGTCCCCACCTCCGCCCTGCTCCTGAGGAGTTGA